The segment AAAAGCACAAACTTTATCAGTTCCTGCACGCATGGAGGCAAGCATAGCATCGATATATTCTTCGCTACCTACTTTTTTTATCAATTTGAACTCCGTAAATTTTATTCATATCCCCGAGAAGACAGATTTCGCCACTTACCCTCGAAATAAGATTATCTCGAAAGTCTCTTTCTAACTTACAGAACAAAAGCAATACTCGGCAAGGGATTAACCCTAATTATTTCATTAAATCATATTAGTAAAATTAGCATTCTGAAATTAACAAAAAAACAAAAAAGGCCGATCTTCGAAATATCGAAGATCGGCCTGAATGACTAACTTAAATAAGCCAATTAAACTACACGGACAAGACCGCGCTCAATGAGAGTTTCGGCAATTTGTATAGTATTAAGAGCCGCGCCTTTGCGGATGTTATCAGCAACAACCCACATATTAAGGCCGTTATCAATAGTGTCATCTTCACGAATTCTACCGACAAAAACATCATCTTCACCGGCGCAATCAATTGCCATCGGATAATGCCCCTTTTCGGGGTAATCGATGATAGTAATTCCGGGGAAATTAGCGAGAAGATTTCTGCAATCAATCGCGCTCAATTTTTCAGTTGTTTCAACATTTACGGACTCAGAATGACCATAGAAAACAGGCACGCGTACTGTTGTGGCAGTAAGTTTAATGGAGTCGTCGCCCATGATCTTTTTAGTTTCATTAACCATTTTCATTTCTTCCTTGGTGTAATCATTTTCAAGGAAGACATCAATCTGAGGCAAGCAGTTGAACGCAATCTGATGAGGATAAACATCTGAAACAACTTCTTTGCCATTGAAAAGTCTGCTAACCTGAGTTTCAAGCTCATTAATAGCTTTCTGACCGGAACCTGAAACAGCCTGATAAGTAGAAACTACGACACGTTTAATTTTGGCTTTGTCATGAATAGGCTTAAGAGCAACAACTAGCTGAATTGTAGAACAATTCGGGTTGGCGATTATGCCGGGATGCCAGTCAAGATCTTCGGGATTAACTTCGGGCACAACAAGAGGAATCTTAGGGTCCATTCTCCATGCGTTAGAATTATCGATAACAACGCAACCAGCTTTAACCGCCAGAGGAGCAAATTTCTCGGAAGTATCACCGCCAGCTGAAAAAAGAGCTATGTCAAATCCTTCAAAGGAATCTTCTTTAAGCTCAATAACGGTCAATTCATTATCCATATAAGGAACTTTTGTTCCTGCGGAACGAGCAGAAGAAAAAGGAACAACTTCAGATGCGGGAAAATTTCTCTGCTCAAGAACTTTGAGCATTTCGCGACCGACCGCACCTGTAGCACCGACAACAGCAACTCTGGGATTCTTAGTACTCATGGCTTTGCCTCCGTATTTTTAATCTGAAACTTAAAAAAGTGATCAGGTTTAATTTTTATTGATGATGATCAAAACTTGACCGCAACAACTGACCAATTAAAACTTCAAAGCCTGTCCGATTTCAAGACATGCCTTTGCTCTGTTCAAAGTATATAAATGAACTCCGGGAGCCCCGCCGTCGAGAAGTCCCTGAGCCTGCTTTGTGGCGTAATCTATTCCAAGACGATAAACAGCTTCGTCTCCCCCATCTGCATGTGCTTTTTCAAGCGCGCTAAGATATTTACCGGGAATAGTAGCTCCGCACAGTGAAAGAATAAATTTGGCAGACTTAAGGCTCATAATAGGCAGCACGCCCGGAATAACCGGAACATTAATTCCCATTTCGGAAAGCCTTTCACAGAAATCAAAATAAACTCTATTATCAAAAAAGAGCTGAGTAAGAATGAATTGCCCGCCCTCATCAACTTTATATTTCATCCACTTAAAATCTTCTTTAATTGAAGGAGATTCAAGATGAGCTTCAGGATATCCGGCAACGCCTATTCCCATGCCGGGATGTTGATCATTTACATAGGTAACAAGATCTGACCCCTGTTTGAAAACCTGCGTGTTGAAATCAAAATCTTCAACATCTTTGGGGGCATCCCCGCGAAGTGCAAGAATATTTTCTACCCCTGCTTCACGAAGTGAATTAATGAAATAACTTATATTTTCAGGAGTTGCCCCAACGCATGTTAAATGAGCAAGAGGCTCAACGCCCATATCCTGTTTCATCTGCTTAACAATTTCAAGAGAGTTGCTCTGAGTGCCGCCCCCTGCTCCATAGGTAACAGAAGCAAAAAGAGGATTCAGCACCTTTAACTTTTCAACAACCTCAAAAAAAGCAGGCCATGATTCTTTATCCTTAGGAGGAAAAAACTCTAAAGAGATAAACGGCTTATTTTTTTCGATCAAATCAACTATTTTCATGCAACACTCCTTACTTGGCAACGGCCTTAACAGCTCTTTCCCTTTCTTTCAGTAATTCAAGAATTTCATAATTAACAGGCAAAAATTTTACATCAACTACATTATCAAGATCAAACCAGTCAAATGATTGATTTTCCAATGATGTTACATCTCCTGAAAATTCCCATATATCAAAAAAATTGAGTTTCACAGTATACTCTGGATAATCAACCAGCTTTTCCATCCAAAAGTCAAACTTTAACGGAGTAATTCCCAATTCTTCCTGCAATTCGCGAACAAGCGCCTCGGAAAGAGACTCTCCCTTTTCCACCTTGCCGCCGGGAAACTCCCACCAACCGGCATAATCTTTACCTTTCGGACGTTCTGCCGACAGGAATAAACCTTTGTTCCAGATAATTCCGGCGACAACAGAAACAGGCATTCGATCAGCCACGCGCCCTAATCCTCTTCCAAAAGCTGTTTTTTACGCTCTTCAATCTCGGCTATTTCCTCTTCAAGAATAGCCATATCTTCCATCAGACTTTCAGACCATGAACAAGCTTCGGAGTAGCTGGAATTTAGTTCGATAGCCGCGCCGCTATCATTATAGAGACCGGGGTCGTTTAACTTTTCTTCCATTACAGATTGTTCTTCAAGAACTTTTTCAAGATCTTTCTCTAACTTTTCATACTTCGCAAGACGAGGTTTCAAGTCTTTATACAATTCATTTCTTATATCAGCCTGACGACGCTTTTCTTCTTTGGTTAGTTTACGCTTCTCAGGCTTAGACTCTACTTCAGGCTTTTTATAAGCCGGACTAGAGCTTCCAACACCAGTCAGAGCCTGTTTACGATGATTATCGTAACCTTTAAAAGTCTGAAAAACT is part of the Maridesulfovibrio ferrireducens genome and harbors:
- a CDS encoding aspartate-semialdehyde dehydrogenase, whose product is MSTKNPRVAVVGATGAVGREMLKVLEQRNFPASEVVPFSSARSAGTKVPYMDNELTVIELKEDSFEGFDIALFSAGGDTSEKFAPLAVKAGCVVIDNSNAWRMDPKIPLVVPEVNPEDLDWHPGIIANPNCSTIQLVVALKPIHDKAKIKRVVVSTYQAVSGSGQKAINELETQVSRLFNGKEVVSDVYPHQIAFNCLPQIDVFLENDYTKEEMKMVNETKKIMGDDSIKLTATTVRVPVFYGHSESVNVETTEKLSAIDCRNLLANFPGITIIDYPEKGHYPMAIDCAGEDDVFVGRIREDDTIDNGLNMWVVADNIRKGAALNTIQIAETLIERGLVRVV
- a CDS encoding methylenetetrahydrofolate reductase, with translation MKIVDLIEKNKPFISLEFFPPKDKESWPAFFEVVEKLKVLNPLFASVTYGAGGGTQSNSLEIVKQMKQDMGVEPLAHLTCVGATPENISYFINSLREAGVENILALRGDAPKDVEDFDFNTQVFKQGSDLVTYVNDQHPGMGIGVAGYPEAHLESPSIKEDFKWMKYKVDEGGQFILTQLFFDNRVYFDFCERLSEMGINVPVIPGVLPIMSLKSAKFILSLCGATIPGKYLSALEKAHADGGDEAVYRLGIDYATKQAQGLLDGGAPGVHLYTLNRAKACLEIGQALKF
- a CDS encoding (deoxy)nucleoside triphosphate pyrophosphohydrolase, encoding MADRMPVSVVAGIIWNKGLFLSAERPKGKDYAGWWEFPGGKVEKGESLSEALVRELQEELGITPLKFDFWMEKLVDYPEYTVKLNFFDIWEFSGDVTSLENQSFDWFDLDNVVDVKFLPVNYEILELLKERERAVKAVAK